From a single Candoia aspera isolate rCanAsp1 chromosome 2, rCanAsp1.hap2, whole genome shotgun sequence genomic region:
- the LOC134490089 gene encoding microtubule-associated proteins 1A/1B light chain 3A-like — translation MQRNQRESHPFKERKSFATRIRETTEIREKYPNKIPVVVERYRKEKTLPQLDRIKFLVSPDISMSQFVFTLRTRLSLTATQAFYLLVNNQTLPCPSLTILEIYNDNKDEDGFLYMTYASQEMFGAGASSKHQ, via the exons ATGCAAAGAAACCAGCGTGAAAGCCATCCCTTCAAGGAGAGGAAAAGTTTTG caACTCGGATACGTGAGACAACAGAAATTCGGGAAAAGTATCCCAACAAGATTCCG GTGGTGGTGGAACGTTACAGGAAGGAGAAGACTCTTCCCCAGTTGGATCGGATCAAGTTTTTGGTTTCTCCAGATATATCCATGTCTCAGTTTGTTTTCACTCTGAG aaCCCGGCTGTCCCTCACAGCTACACAAGCCTTCTACTTGCTTGTGAACAATCAAACCCTGCCCTGTCCTAGTCTGACTATTTTGGAGATCTACAATGACAACAAGGATGAAGATGGCTTCCTCTACATGACCTATGCTTCTCAAGAGATGTTTGGCGCAGGTGCCTCTTCCAAGCACCAATGA